DNA from Hevea brasiliensis isolate MT/VB/25A 57/8 unplaced genomic scaffold, ASM3005281v1 Scaf178, whole genome shotgun sequence:
AGCAGAAGGAATACGCTGCTGGACAGGAGGAAGGTATTGCACCAAGAGTCGTGGCTTGCTGCTGGGGTCCTGGAAAGCCACCGATTACATTTGTAATGTTGAATTCATCTGGACAATTGCTTGATGTGTTGGAAACCAGATCCCTTAGCCTGCGGTCACAGGATGTTATTGACCAGCAACGGAAGAAATATGACCAGCAACGTGTCTTCAAGTTCATATTAAATCATAGGCCAAACGTTATAGTCCTTGGTGCTGCTAATGTGTGTTGCACATGGTTGAAGGATGATATCGAGGAGGTATACACTCCTAAATTTCATGCAGTGGTGTACGTATGAGTTACTTAGCTAGGATTTATACATGATCTTCTATTAGTGTGTATTGCATCATAGTTTATGTGCATATTTCCTTGAATGGCATGAAAATTTTTGCTTGAAGTAGAGATTAGAAAATTTTCCAATGTTCTTGTGGTATTTATGGGAAAAACTATTGTAAACTGACTCCTTGCTCATTTGATTATAGTTATTGTAGATTTAGAGATCAAGGAATGTACTTCTCTTTGGACTTTAATTTTTCCACATAAATATTGAAACTTCCTTTCTTTTATTGTTTGATAGCAGTTATTCTTTTTGATAAGTTAGGCTGGGTGGTTAGATGAAGCCCTAATTGTCCAGAAGTTTTATGATAATTCTTGAGTGAGTTCAGTGGGATAACTCTGACATGCTTCTTACTTGAATGTTTTCCACTATTTATGTTGATTAATCCATACTTTTGTTTTTGTACAATCTTCATCTTTATTTCATTCTTTCTTATGCAATTTTTTTGGGTTAGGAAGCAGTTGTCCAATTTCAAATATTTTGTCTAAATTTGCCGATGTTTGAAGTGATTGTTACTTTGATTGTTTAGGAGAGTCTTTTCTGTTAGCATGAAAATTATGATGACAAAATAGAAAGCAACTGGTTGATAAGCATTCAAAAACTCTCTATATTATGGTTATTGGACTTGTTAATGTTCTTAGCATTTTTTTATGACTCGCATTCAAATAATTGTCataataataaatcatttaaGACTTAATACTTGAAGCTCTCTTTACACTATATTTGGGAAATTTTTTTTGAGGGGAAAGAAAATAAAGAGAGGGAAATAAGGAGGGAAAATAAAAgtaaatgaaaaattattttccttCCCTTGTTTGATgttagaaaggaaaataaaagggaaaagtagctttttaatagtaaaatatctattttatcctttttatatgtaaataaaataaattattataaggaTAAAAATGTTTTCATTTATTTACTATTCACTTTCTCTCCAATTTGGAGAGAAAGTTACTCATGGAATCCACATGGCAGTTGCCTAACTTATTTTCCTCTCCTCCTTATTATCCACCTATCCACCAATTCAAACAGGGTGTTAAATTGGACTAAAAGATAGCTTAAAGCGAAATATATCTGAGCTTCTGCCTATAATTTCTGAGGCACTatggaaattttcagaatttattCCATAAAGTACAACATATGCCCCGCTTTGATTAATTCTTAAAACTGTTTCCATAAAGTATTCTTTCCAGCAGTTAAAATCGGTATAAATCACTGTTTGGATGCTCTGCAGTATTTTCCAGCTATGGCATTGGTGTGTTTTGTTTATCTGAGGAGAAACTTGAAATATGACTTCTTTGTTTTGTGATCAGATTATACTTCAGGTGGAAGAAAACACTACAGATATTGGCCAAATGATAGATAAAATCAACATTGTTTACGGAGATGAATCATTTGCTCAGCTTTATGAAAATTCAAAGATTTCATCATCCCAACTGCCTGGACAACAAGGTAATTACGTAGGTATCTTTGGTGTTTTCTTCAGTTTAATATTATTAGCTACTCTTATGCCTCCTATAATTTATAGGCATTGTTAGACGAGCTGTGGCTCTAGGGCGTTACCTCCAAAATCCGTTGGCTATGATTGCAACACTGTGTGGACCTCAGAAAGATATTGTTTCTTGGAAGCTTAACTCCTTGGAGCATTTTCTGACTCCTGTTGAGAAGTATGACATgattgaaatggtattggtggaTGTTACCAATCAGGTAGGCATGGATGTAACTTTTACAATGAGCCACGACTGGCTTTTAGCTCCCCTCCAATTTGTCTCTGGGCTTGGTCCTCAAACAGCAGCCTTTCTACATAGGGACTTAATTGGGGGTAAAATGGTTAACAATCGATATGATTTGGCAGACTGTGGATTGACATCAAAGAAGATTTTCTATAATGCAGTAGGCTTTTTGCGTGTCCGTGGTAATCAGCTGCTTTCTGCTACCAATGAATTTGGTCTATTGGATGATACAAGAATTCACCCTGAGTCATATGGTCTTGCTGAAAGTTTGTCTAAGGCTGTCCATAATGATGTTGCTCAAACACAGCCCCTAACATACATTAAGAACAATCCACAGCTGTTGAATGACTTTGATATTGATGATTATGCTGATAATTATGCAATAGAACAGGGAGAAAACAAAAGAGAAACTCTTCATGATATAAAAAATGAACTGCTGCATGGATTTCTCGATCCTCGTAAGCCTTATGAAAAACCAACTAAGGATGAGCTATTCTTTTTGATATCAGGCAAAAATGAGGATGCATTCGCTGAAGGAAGAATTATTCAGGTTACTGTTCGCCGAGTTCTATCACAACGAGCATTTTGTGCTCTTGACTTTGGATTGACTGGAGTAATAATGAAGGATGATTTTTTGGATGGGACTGATGATTTTTCTTTGACAGACAAGTTACATGAAGGTGATGTCGTTACTTGCAAGATTAAACAACTTGAAAAGAGTAGATTCCAAGTGCTTCTAACTTGTAAAGAAAGTGAGCTGAAGAGTTGCAGATATCAAACTTTTCGTGAGATTGATCCTTACTATCATGAAGGCAAGAACAAATTGTTAAGACAGCAAGGTGAAGCCTGCAAGAATGACCTTGCAAAGAAACAGTCCAAGCAGAGGACTATTAATCATCCACGCTTTAAAAATATCACTGGGGACGAGGCAATGGAGGTATGTTAGTTCGAAGTGTCATGTTTTATTGTCGTGATATTGTCACTTtgcaatttaaattaattttgcatGTTACTGATGAGGGATGCATTCATCTACTTTGCTTAGTTCCTTTCTGACAAGGAGATTGGTGAATATGTTTTTCATCCAAGTCCAAGAGGCGTCTATTATTTGGTACTAACTCTGAAAGTCTATGATGGAGTTTATGCTCACAAAGACATCATTGAAGGTCAGAAGGACCATAGAGATATCAAAAGCTTGCTCCATATTGGGAAAAAATTGAAGATAGGAGATAGCATTTTTGGGGATTTAGATGAGGTCAGTGCTTTCACGTCAGCTATCTTGAAAGGCTATTATGTGCAGTCTCATGTGCTTTTCTTTACCATTATATCCCTGTGATTATATTGATGAGTTCCTAATTCTGATGTATCAAATTTTTGTCTGCACTGAGTGAGCAAATCAGGCATGCAGCGGATTTTCCTTGCAAAATATAATTGAGAACTTGTCATTTTCAACTTTCAAGACTTGAagaataaatgaatttataagatAATTTGCTATCTTTGGGTGTAATGAATTGCAATTTTGTTGGAGTCTTACATGCAATGTGGTATATATACAAAATTAGATGAATTAAGGAAGTATATATTTCTGGTATTCAGGATGATTCACAATGTAGTTTAACCTGTCTGAATATTTGCTGTAGTTACTGAATTAACCTTTCTTCTTTAGCTGTTTTCTTAACATGTATTTGTCTGATTGAATTTTTTAAGCATGTTGATTCCTGACAGGAATAAAACCATTTCCCTCATTTTCATAAGCAGGTTATGGATCAATATGTTAATCCATTGGTAACTCACCTTACGACAATGATAAACTTCAAAAAATTTATGAGGGCTTCAGAGGCAGAGGTTGATGAGCTCTTAAGAGCTGAGAAGTCAGAACATCCAATGAGGATAGTTTACTGTTTTGGTATTTCTTATAAGCATCCTGGCAATTTCATCTTGTCCTACATAAGAACAAACCTACGTCATGAATATATTGGTGTGCATCCTGAGGGATTCAAATTTAGGAGGCAGATTTTTGGGAAGATTGAACAGGTTGTGGCATATTTCCAACGACACATTGATGATTTACTGCATGGCCCAACACTAACAGGAAATTCCTCATCTGGTTATTCCACTGGAGCATCCATGGGCAGTGGTAATGAAGGTTGGCAAGGCCAGTTAAATTCAACCAGAGATGAACCTTCAACCACTGGCTCCAGAGGTAAAATTAGACTCTTTTTCTATTATAACTGTTTTGTTGTGGTACGTTAACAATTAGCATATCCCATTAGGTAGGCATGAAATGCTGAAATTTCAgtgttctcttttcttttcttttccattcTTTTAAAGAGTAGCAATGAATATCACTCTATTCCTGGCTATGTATACATGGGAACAATTTCTTGTGGTTCAATGTATCAACTAATTTTGCTATGTTTCTTCTCTATCATTAACAGGCAGAAAATATTATAGTAGAGATGGAGATGAAAGAAATAGCCGTCCAGGTGGATTGCCTCTGCCAAATGGTGGCCGTGGCCATGGACGTGGGGCTGGACGAGGACGAGGACGAGGACGAGGACGAGGACGTGGACGTGGACCAGGACGTGTCTCTAGTGATAATGAGCCATCTGACAGCAGCAACCGAAATGGAGATAGCTGGAATGGGAATGGCCTTGGGGGCAGAAGCTGGCAGGGGCAGGTGCATGGCAACAGTTGGAATGGAAGTGATTTTGGATGTAACTGGAGCACAAATCCTAAGGATAAAGGTGTGGATGGTGATGGAAAGAGAATGTTTTCTGAGGGTAATGGAAGTGGTGGAAGTTGGGGTGCCAACCCTTCTGGTGGAAACAGTTGGAATCTGTCTGGGAAAGCTGGGAATGATGATGGAGCCAACCTAGGCAGGAATGGTACTGATTCACAGGGTATTCTCGGAAGTGGTGCTGCAAGCGGCAATGACTGGTTGGTTGGAAGCAGTAACTTTGGTGGGAATGGTGGGTGGGGAAATAAGAACAGCTCTGGTGGTAGTGGAGGTGGTTTTAACAATGATACAGAGGCTGGGACTACTGGATGGGGTTCTAAATCTGGGAAGAGCTCCTCTTTCACAGGTGGTGGGAGTGGATGGTCCTGAAGTGCCAGTAGTGATCTGGCCAATTCCTCCTAACTTAGATTGTCTATTCCAAGCTTATACCAAGGCATATAGAACAACTGCAActccttttgttttgttttggatttttttttttaatctttttgctGTAATTGTTGAAATGCATGGCTAACAAGTAAAAACAGAAGAAAAACAGCCTGACCTCCCTTTATGGAAAGTCAATTAGAGACATCTTTATGCGACTTTTTGATCTTTGATAGGAAAGGATTCATATTTGATGATAAATACTCTCTTTTTTCCATTGTCAAATTGTCAGTATTTTAGAGGTTGCTGATATTTGTCTGTTAAGTTGTGGGTGTAACCATTCCAATGATTTTTGTTGCTCTAGAACTTCTATTTGTGCATACAAATTTTACCTGAACTCTAAAAATtttatgtcaaatataaatttGGCCAACACCTGCAGAATTCCACTTGTTTATGGCCACCTTCTCCAAGTGAGTTGATCCCTGCTTATGTTGCTGCTCTTTTGTTTTCAGTAAGCCTCTCTGAGGCCAGGATTGCCTTGTGGAATGAGTATGAGCAAGCACGGATGCTCTATATTCTTGGAACTGTAGataattttatcttattttataagCCTATGAGGAGTTTAACCATTAAATATAAATGGATTGACTTGGGGGGAGTTTAACCATTATTACAGTCACGACCGAACCTATGTGCCGGACCGGCATTAGGACTTGGGCCAGTTTAAAGCTCCCAAGAccagtagtaagcctaactatttctcaacccaactctaaggcccatttgggcccaatttcaagaattcaaccagacagagtccggccataaaatggactattCAACGGGGGGTTTTGACTcgcccaacctgtaaacacaatatataataaattggggagctcagctcaccctccacataatcaaaatgtcataaatcaaatgggagctcagctccctcatccaatcccatcatgcatatggttaataattttacaggtccaatataacttttataatataggcctaaaataaaaataagttattctaacacatgcggagtctaaaatttaactcaattgtacaaagtaTATTAAATACTATCAATGGACCTGCGGAGaaaaagagcaggttagccacaaaaAATAATCCTccttagcctggaaaaatagatgaacagaagtgagcgtttgactcagagagtaaaataccaattttaatcataatctctataactatctaaagctaatgcaccctgtggagtgaaatgcaatatcctcataattttcatatcataacagcaaaaaggcaatttggagcactcacacacccaacactgtcaagcaatacatatatgggagttgatcccctatacagccctcttaatccaacctctggcagcgagtgtctctcaagccggattttcgcttaataaaccaaatgcggggtctcagcgagtgtctctcaagtcgtgtctacccgtcctgatgtccaataccataccacacgcacgccacgcacacacactgctccaaatta
Protein-coding regions in this window:
- the LOC131176595 gene encoding transcription elongation factor SPT6-like isoform X1, giving the protein MMKDSKRKLVLIDEDEQHDDGVQVMDRKGENVILEDEDEEDDEDDLDEFENDGFIVDDEEEEEGEQGGKDRQKRKKKKKGKLVKDVILDDDDFELLRENKISGVVHSYNVGNEKFKRLKKAESSKNTADFGFSDDDASLYDGDNAEEEEAVSSDKDDEMADFIVFDELGDKKGVPRQQRLRENKPQQVTLASSLEEAGCTFGNTDQILKRHLVKIVKPDDFNEFELDNYTTTRDYSIIKENDVPERMQIFEEISGPAGPAPVDEMSRDQESSWILNQLAANIHILLCKKKAQEESVMKIDLLEKINKEDIMRFLELRHLEKYDIPFIAMYRKEKCLSLLQDLEEDDIENKYDNDGIEGTRLKWHKILWAVNELDKKWLLLQKRKNALETCYNKRYEEESCTASDVVKFRWLEQQFDTIMKSLKLAETETDINDLDMKFMLHFPPPEEGVVSKFKLPKRRSEYSNCSKAGLWKLARKFGCSSEQFGLHLTLEKVGMEFWEDPVESPDVMASDFTCPMFETPEAVLNGARFMAAMEISCEPCVRKHVRRIFMDKAVVSTCPTQEGDKTIDSFHLFYGVKWLRDKPLDQFQEAQWLLILKAEEEKLLQVTINLPENVMNKLVTDSQEIYLTGSSHGSARLWDEQRKLIIQEAFLKVLLPSLEKEARALLITRAKSWLLMEYGKQLWNRVSIAPYQQKEYAAGQEEGIAPRVVACCWGPGKPPITFVMLNSSGQLLDVLETRSLSLRSQDVIDQQRKKYDQQRVFKFILNHRPNVIVLGAANVCCTWLKDDIEEIILQVEENTTDIGQMIDKINIVYGDESFAQLYENSKISSSQLPGQQGIVRRAVALGRYLQNPLAMIATLCGPQKDIVSWKLNSLEHFLTPVEKYDMIEMVLVDVTNQVGMDVTFTMSHDWLLAPLQFVSGLGPQTAAFLHRDLIGGKMVNNRYDLADCGLTSKKIFYNAVGFLRVRGNQLLSATNEFGLLDDTRIHPESYGLAESLSKAVHNDVAQTQPLTYIKNNPQLLNDFDIDDYADNYAIEQGENKRETLHDIKNELLHGFLDPRKPYEKPTKDELFFLISGKNEDAFAEGRIIQVTVRRVLSQRAFCALDFGLTGVIMKDDFLDGTDDFSLTDKLHEGDVVTCKIKQLEKSRFQVLLTCKESELKSCRYQTFREIDPYYHEGKNKLLRQQGEACKNDLAKKQSKQRTINHPRFKNITGDEAMEFLSDKEIGEYVFHPSPRGVYYLVLTLKVYDGVYAHKDIIEGQKDHRDIKSLLHIGKKLKIGDSIFGDLDEVMDQYVNPLVTHLTTMINFKKFMRASEAEVDELLRAEKSEHPMRIVYCFGISYKHPGNFILSYIRTNLRHEYIGVHPEGFKFRRQIFGKIEQVVAYFQRHIDDLLHGPTLTGNSSSGYSTGASMGSGNEGWQGQLNSTRDEPSTTGSRGRKYYSRDGDERNSRPGGLPLPNGGRGHGRGAGRGRGRGRGRGRGRGPGRVSSDNEPSDSSNRNGDSWNGNGLGGRSWQGQVHGNSWNGSDFGCNWSTNPKDKGVDGDGKRMFSEGNGSGGSWGANPSGGNSWNLSGKAGNDDGANLGRNGTDSQGILGSGAASGNDWLVGSSNFGGNGGWGNKNSSGGSGGGFNNDTEAGTTGWGSKSGKSSSFTGGGSGWS
- the LOC131176595 gene encoding transcription elongation factor SPT6-like isoform X2; the protein is MKTKRMMVQKQDDLDEFENDGFIVDDEEEEEGEQGGKDRQKRKKKKKGKLVKDVILDDDDFELLRENKISGVVHSYNVGNEKFKRLKKAESSKNTADFGFSDDDASLYDGDNAEEEEAVSSDKDDEMADFIVFDELGDKKGVPRQQRLRENKPQQVTLASSLEEAGCTFGNTDQILKRHLVKIVKPDDFNEFELDNYTTTRDYSIIKENDVPERMQIFEEISGPAGPAPVDEMSRDQESSWILNQLAANIHILLCKKKAQEESVMKIDLLEKINKEDIMRFLELRHLEKYDIPFIAMYRKEKCLSLLQDLEEDDIENKYDNDGIEGTRLKWHKILWAVNELDKKWLLLQKRKNALETCYNKRYEEESCTASDVVKFRWLEQQFDTIMKSLKLAETETDINDLDMKFMLHFPPPEEGVVSKFKLPKRRSEYSNCSKAGLWKLARKFGCSSEQFGLHLTLEKVGMEFWEDPVESPDVMASDFTCPMFETPEAVLNGARFMAAMEISCEPCVRKHVRRIFMDKAVVSTCPTQEGDKTIDSFHLFYGVKWLRDKPLDQFQEAQWLLILKAEEEKLLQVTINLPENVMNKLVTDSQEIYLTGSSHGSARLWDEQRKLIIQEAFLKVLLPSLEKEARALLITRAKSWLLMEYGKQLWNRVSIAPYQQKEYAAGQEEGIAPRVVACCWGPGKPPITFVMLNSSGQLLDVLETRSLSLRSQDVIDQQRKKYDQQRVFKFILNHRPNVIVLGAANVCCTWLKDDIEEIILQVEENTTDIGQMIDKINIVYGDESFAQLYENSKISSSQLPGQQGIVRRAVALGRYLQNPLAMIATLCGPQKDIVSWKLNSLEHFLTPVEKYDMIEMVLVDVTNQVGMDVTFTMSHDWLLAPLQFVSGLGPQTAAFLHRDLIGGKMVNNRYDLADCGLTSKKIFYNAVGFLRVRGNQLLSATNEFGLLDDTRIHPESYGLAESLSKAVHNDVAQTQPLTYIKNNPQLLNDFDIDDYADNYAIEQGENKRETLHDIKNELLHGFLDPRKPYEKPTKDELFFLISGKNEDAFAEGRIIQVTVRRVLSQRAFCALDFGLTGVIMKDDFLDGTDDFSLTDKLHEGDVVTCKIKQLEKSRFQVLLTCKESELKSCRYQTFREIDPYYHEGKNKLLRQQGEACKNDLAKKQSKQRTINHPRFKNITGDEAMEFLSDKEIGEYVFHPSPRGVYYLVLTLKVYDGVYAHKDIIEGQKDHRDIKSLLHIGKKLKIGDSIFGDLDEVMDQYVNPLVTHLTTMINFKKFMRASEAEVDELLRAEKSEHPMRIVYCFGISYKHPGNFILSYIRTNLRHEYIGVHPEGFKFRRQIFGKIEQVVAYFQRHIDDLLHGPTLTGNSSSGYSTGASMGSGNEGWQGQLNSTRDEPSTTGSRGRKYYSRDGDERNSRPGGLPLPNGGRGHGRGAGRGRGRGRGRGRGRGPGRVSSDNEPSDSSNRNGDSWNGNGLGGRSWQGQVHGNSWNGSDFGCNWSTNPKDKGVDGDGKRMFSEGNGSGGSWGANPSGGNSWNLSGKAGNDDGANLGRNGTDSQGILGSGAASGNDWLVGSSNFGGNGGWGNKNSSGGSGGGFNNDTEAGTTGWGSKSGKSSSFTGGGSGWS